The stretch of DNA tttcggGCCTTTTTTGCAGTTTCGTGTCTATTGTGCGTCGGTTTACGTCGAGTTAACGTCGAAACGACCCACGAAATAGGGGTTCGTCCAAATGCGGATAAACATGCCGCggatgcgcatatatgcatcTCTTTCCGCATCCACCACCAGCAAAATCCATATGCGCATACATCTACCTCCCCACGTCCCTCCCCCCCGCGCACATCACCCTCGACGACACCAACAACCTAGATGAGATCAAACCGTTCGAGTCTACCGGCATACCTCCCACATCTTTATGTAGTCGCTACATCGCACAATCAGCACACGACATCAAGGGGGAGAAAACggaggaaaaaagaaaggtcaaCTCACATCCTGAACGCACGGTCTTCAGGTGAGGACGGCCAAGTCGCGGCCCAGGTGTCTTGCGCTCGAGCAAAATCCCTCATGGCGGCTGTGAAAAACGGggtggaagaaaagaaaggtcaGGTCAGCAGTGTTCAGTCTTTCGCTAACCTCGATCCCAGGCTTCCCATGCCGCTTTTCGTCGCTGTGCGCTTTGTCGATGTCTACGTTTGTTGCAGGGGGGTACAGCGGCGCACGCATACAGGGACGATCCTCCGATCCAACCCAAAAAAAgacctccccctcccccctccccgCAGAAAAGaaccaaaaaaccaaaaaaacactcacTCAAACTCCCATCCAACCACATCTTCCCGCCTTTACCATCCGGGAACCACCCACTGGTGCCTCCAGCCGCCAGATCCACCACCAAATAAAACTCCCTATCAAACGGCGCAGCTGGCGTCGCCCCATCCACACCCTCATACGGGTTCGTCACTGCCACAACCGCCGCGCTCCCATTTCTCGCCGTCTGAGGAAAGCCAGCCTGGTTCCAGTAGCTCCTCTTCTCTGACGCCTTTGGCGCGGTGCTAAGAGAGAACGATGGCCCGCGCGGACGCGTCGATATCTCGAGCATCGTGTGCGTCGTCCGATCCACGCTCATCCGGATGAAGCTCTCCGTCCATTCCAGCGTGTAGACGTGCCACTCTTTGGCAAAGTCTCCGCGTTTGAGGGAGAACCAACCGAAGATGGTGTGTGTTAGGGCGGGGAAGGGGCCGTAGTTGAGGGAGGACCGGATAAAGTTGGAACCTTGGGCCGGGTAGGCAGGCGAGTTGCCGCGCGCTTCGAGGATGTCGATTTCGCCAGACAGTGGCCAAGCGCCGTAGGTTGGGTTTGTGGGTAGCATCCACACCGCAGGCCAGAGCCAGTCGCTGTTATGGTGAGTCAGCTCAGCAttgttgagaagaagaaactgtACTCACCCCTTGGGCAACTTGGCTCTCACCTCAACCTTTCCAAACCGGATTCCCTTCTTCCCTTGTGTGTTGATCCTCGCACTCTGCACAGGATTAATCACCGTGCCCTTACTCGCATCCGACGTCGCACTGCACGCCGTCTTATTACTCGTCGTACACCCGTCCAACGTGAACTTGCCCCCATCCAAGATATTATTCACCTTGTCCGACGTCAGCGTCGGCATAATATACAACTCCCCATTCTTCAAAAACAGGTTATCATCCGAATCCGTCGTCATCTCAAATTCGCCGTTCCCGAACCCTCCTAGCTCAACGTCGCGGTTCCATGTACCAGCCGTATCCAGACTCCCGCCATTGAACTCCTCGTCGAGCACCATGCACAGCCGTGATGGGTCGAGGACGTTCACGGACGTGATGCCGGTGAAGCATAGCAAGCCTGCACCGGCGAGACCGAGGATGACGCAGAGAAGCGTGAGGCAATACGAGGTGCGTGTGCGTGGTTCTCGTGTGGCAAGCCATGGTTTTTCGGAGGGGTGGATGGGTGCGGTGAGACGAGTGGAGGGCAGAGGTGGCTTGGGTTTGTGCACTAGCGCAAGTGGTGGTGGGTAAGTTGTCCCATTGCTATTGTTGTTGTATGGCAACGCGGTGGTGGACGCTGTAGGCGAAGGCGAGGCGAGCGGCATACTCGCATACTGGTGTGCGTACGAAGGCGGGgaccacaacgacgacgtGGGGCGTGACGACGGCGCAAGGAACGGCGCGCGGAACGAGTGCACCGACGCGTTGCGTGGGATTGCACCAACGGTCGCTCCAGAGGTTGCCGCGGCGATGGGAGCCGCAGCGCTCTGCTTGTACAGCgagttggaggaggatgagcgtgggagggacgacgaggatgcgTTCCCGCCGCCGCCTTCGGACGTGGGCGTCGCTGCACCTGAGCCGGCCATGAACGGCGCGAAGGGCTTGCGCAGGTCCGTGAGCGAGCCTTGGCGCGGGaaacttccacttccactaCCAACACCATCGTCCCCATACGTATGCGATGCAGGTAATAACCCGGACATCGTCGCAGAGTCCAGCGACGAGCGGCGGCGCGAGAGACCTGGGATTGACAGGCCGGGGTCGGGGTTGCCTGGGTACGCCTGGAAGGGGAAAGCAAAGGATGACGGGGGCGGCTTGGAGGGCAATGCTTTGGTGAACAACGCCGAGTTGGTCGGCGGGGATGGGGGAAGAGGGGGTGTGTCGGGCGCtgggggtgcgggtggtgcaGCACCTGGTGGCAGCGCGGTCATCGAGCCGCGTCGTTTGGAGGACGTTGGATAGGCGGGTGTCAGTGGGGATGAGGGGTTGTCCAGCGGGGCGTATCCCCCTGCTGAGGCCGATGCGGCTGCAGCAGACATTCCCGAGCGCCTGCGCCCGTGTCCATGCACGCGCTGGTGATGCGGTATAGCTCGTGGTGGGATGGTGATCTCCGCGTCCGAGTCAGAGGGCGGGTCGAGCGAGGACGTCTCTGCGCCCCCGGTGCCTGTCGATGAGGCGGAGGACCTGTTGGTGTCGCCggacaagaagaaagggcgTGGGGGTGTCAGAGATGGTGAGTCTGCTCCTGTTtgggcgtcgtcgtcggatGAGGAGCGCGTGGCGCGGGCGCGGGTGTTGGGTGCGAGGTGGGTACCGCTCAGGCGTCGGGGGTAGGCCATTTCTCTCCGCTACAATCGCCTCTAGTCGACCTTCTCGTGcagtggaggagaggagaagaaaggtgTGGTGAGAGCCAGAGAGTGAAGAAGCAAAGCAGCTGTGGACTGAGGAAGCTGAAATGAAAACAAAGGCAACCCctgcaaacgcaaacgcaaactGGCGAGTTTTCCTTTTTCCCCTTGGGTCCTGAATCTACTTCTGCACTCCCCCCTTATTATCGCACTCGTTCCACGATTCCACGATTTTGTTTCTATGATTTCATAGATTTTCATATCCTATCCTATCGTTAACGTAACGGTACGCCCGCGTCAACCATGGTTCTGAATGAATCGAAGCACCCCCTCTCTCCCCCCCTCCACTTTCACCCCCTTGTCTCCCTCCCGGCCTCGGTTCCCGATTGGTGGTGATATCGGGGCCAGTGTGGATTTTTCCTTTGATTACAGCTGCGACAAATTTTGAGCACTTTGAACCCACACCACAACCATACGCACACGGAGGCAAATGAACGCGTTAAAataaaacaagaaaatgaatgGCGACGATGGTGACGGTGACGGAAGCGTCGAAGGAGAATGATGTGACAATGACGCGTGCCAGGCACCACTGGTATCATTATCAAATTTGATATTATTGTTACTACCCCCTTTTTTTCCCTCTGCCTCGGACTTCTAGAGCGAGTGCACAGTGCACTCATCCCACCAGAAACGTTCATCATATCGTTCTACGTTTTTCACCGACATGTATATCTTTGCCATACGACAGCACGAGCGTATACGTCCCCACCGACACACGACGATGACAGCGACACAATACGACAATATAAAGAAATGGAAGGATGGAAAGCAGTAAGCTAAATCTGACGTTCTGGATGACATGTACACTGATGTCATACATGCGTTCTATTTAGTACCATCCATATCAGGGCCTGCTCCCTCCTTATCAGAAGATGATGCGGAGGGTAAAAACGTTTTTCTGATGAGGGACCTCGGACACTTGGGTGATGCGTTTTCTTCTGCTTTAGGTTGGGAATTGGGAATTGGGAATCGAGATTGAGTATGATTGACTTTCTTTGGATTTTTTCCAGGTGCAATGGACAGGATATGGATAGATATTGGATATTGGACAGAGAACACTTGGTTGCGATGGGATCATCGGTTCATCCACATCTCACATTCCGTGCGTACAATAGACCACTTGCAACCCCCCTTCTCCCCCTCCCACTCCTCCGTTACCGGTTACCGAACACGATTTTGGAAATCGCGATTCCCGATTCGTGATCCATGATTTCATGGATCCGACGATGTCAATTTCCACCGCGCACATTACACACTCACACGAAGAAAAAGCCAAAAACACGATTCGATGCAATTGGACGTATCATTGtcgatgaaatgaaatgaaaaaaagaattaATAAATTATGATGGCCTGTGAGGGTGGTGGGAGTGGTTGCTTGTTGGCTTCACTTTCTCACTTTGCCACTTCGTCCCTTGCTTGTGCTCCTTCGCCTCTAGGTTTCTGCCCGGTCACCTCTTTCCCCCGACTTCTAACAAGCTTGCCCCCCGTCGCTTGTGTGTTTATCTGGGCTTCCCACAGGTCTCGACTCACGACGTAACTCGCGTTGCCGTGCCGCTCAGATCCCTCATCTTAACAATTCAGTCGGTATTCTGGGAACGACGATTACTTCATAACAGTCATAACAGTGATTGAATTTCGTGATTTTTGTGGGCTTGTGAAGGTTTTCTTGTTTCCCCTTTCCTCACTCCtattctcttttcttctcgcTACTTTCTCCTCTTTTGTTCCCTCTCTCCTGAGGATACACCTCGCCACCTGCTCTCGAGGATACGCTTCTGTTCTTAGTCCTCGGGTGATCGATCGATTCTGAGGATTGGTTTCCTCGACTTCACCCTGCTCTTCATCccacttccacctccacatcgaactcgaactcgataTCGAACTTTAACCGCCCAACCCATACAACCAAGCAACAAATGGACTACGATCGCAACGATGCGCTCCTTCACTGGCTATTTCGCCAAACCCAAGGCGACGCGTGGTTTCGCCCCAACGAGGAGAATATATCTTCGGGTGTTGCACTGAGAATAAGTGATGGTGCGTTCTGTGTTTTTGGTCTCTGTAATTTTTTGTAAGATGGGTGCATGAGAGGATTTTGTGGATTTTTGTGATAATTTGAGAGAGGTGGGGAGGTTTAATGGGCTCGCTGCGCTGTGTGCCACGGTTTCAATTGGCGTTTTACCGCTAGTAAAATTGTTGCTCCCGCTCTCTCATTCTGAATATTCGACTGACATTATGACTGATTGCTGATTTTTAaatctttccattttttctttACTTTACGACCTTCGACTCTGAACTCTATAAACAAAAACCCAACAAAAATTATAGCCGCAAACGCATCTTCGCCTGAATTCCGTGTCTTCCCTTACGAAAACGCGAGCCTGGAGCCCTTCGAGACGGCCGTGTGCGCGCTCAACCCGGTCGTGGCAGTCAAAGTGCGCAGTGCGGCTGTGCATGCTGCGTTGGCGGAGGTGTAagttctctttttcttgtcttttcttttcttctctttctttcttttttttggtttctggCGGGACGTGTTTTGTctcccttttttctttctgtgttttcttttctttttctctcgtCACtggtgacgacgacgaggtcTTGGGCTATCCCAGGATGTAataaaaacacacaaaaattGATGCGCGAGCGTATGACGTCGTTGTTGATACACCGTCGGCATATGCGCGTGGAGTGTGGTTGTGGAGTCGGTATTTTTTCGCggcattttttatttattttctgGTTTCTGTTTTCCGTTTGTtctatgtttttttattcgaGCTTTGTGTTTCACGGGAGGTGGAAGAGAGGAGAAGGGGGTATCGTTGTGGTCATCGATGATGCGTTtcgcttttttttgtttttgctttcatttcTCTCGTCTCGGTCTCATCGTGGCTGGCCGCTGGCCGCTGGCGGCGGCATATACAGTGTCGCTACAAGCTACGCCACACTCGGTACCGTCGCACGTCAGCCGCCCCACCCCCACGTGTCAGACGCGTTCCGTGTGTTTCGTTTACATGGCGTGTGCCATCGCGCCATCGTGTCTTTGTTCCCCGTGCTCAGTACGTTTAGGCGCTGGGTGGTGTGGGACGGGGAACAGGACGGCGAATAGTTttgcttctccttctccctcagTATTTTTCCTTTTGCTTTGACTTCTAGTGGCGATTCCGCCCCCACATGCCTCTTGCCTGGTGTGCGCATGAATTCTCGCCGTTCCTGGACTTGTtattttggatttggattccGTTTTTTTAAAACTTGGTCATGTTCATCTCCGTTTCTGCTTTTACCCAGTGGCGGcggcgctgctgctgctttgtACTGCATGGTTGAAAGCGGTGGCGGGGGTCTTTCTGACCTTTGTCTTTccatttctctctttctgcCTTTTTTTGCGTTTAACTTTGTTCCCGTTACCGTCATGTTCTATTTTATGCTACTTGCTAGTAGCTGCCACTAGCATGGTGGCCTGCTGTCTTGTTGTCTTGCTGTCCGCTGTCGTGCTGTCGCGAATTAGGCTGTCATATAAAATTGGAAGATGCTCGTGTTCGTGGTGGATTGGGCTGGTGGCGTTCGTTTCTCGCGTTCTTTCGTTCTTTCATTTTGTTATTCATTTTTGGTTctgttttctctttctctccgaGTCGGTGGGCATGTTTGGAATCAGTTTGGGAAGTTCCATATTCCCATCTGAATCCAGTCCTTGGGTATTTTTGGATGTTCAAAGTTCGAAGACATGAATAGCTGCCAATGTCCCCGTCGCTCTTCCCACTTCGAAGCTCTCAACTCTCATGCCTCATGTCCCACcatccctcatcctcgtctgcGCCTCGCGTATGCCTCGAGGCTGCAGAGCTACGCGTGGGGGTACGTAGAGGTCATGGTGGGAGGGCTTGCTGCACGCTTTGCTGCAACCTCTCCATCCTTCGGGGGGAGAGGAAAAGGGGCGTTATGGACGTCATTTGCAAATTGCATCTAAAAATGGAAAATTGCGATTTGGAAATGCGGCGGAGCGGAGTCGGGTGTCGGTCCTCGGGATGACGGGATTGTCGCTCGTCGTCCCTATGCGGTCGTCAGGGCGTATAATGGATTTTTTTCATTGTGCGTTTCGAGGGGCGGGTATTTGTGCTTGTTTACGTTGTGATCGACAGCGACCAGGAATCGGCCCCCTTCTGGGTCATCTCCAGGTCAACTCCAGGTACTTTGCGATAAGCACTGGATTGGACTACGTAGATAACTTGTCGTGccaggcaaaaaaaaactagGAACTCGACAAGAACATCAACACCGACGTTTCggcttttattttctttttattacttttttttcaactttATTTCGATCCATATTTTTTCGTGAGGGAACATTGTGCCCGTTGATACTGACTGTCATTTTATTCTTGCGATGTGTACAGTGGACCTGAAGATCAAAGCATCTATGTCGACTCGGAGACGCGCATTCAGATTCTGGATACAATGCTCATGCTCCCACAAGCCGATCGAGAacaatgcgctgcattcataGTCAGTCCTTCCACTCGGACAAGTTTAACTTCACTAACGATCACTCTCTCAGCGCGACGAGCGCGTAATGGTCATCTGGTCCGAGTCGCTCGACCGCATCATCCCGATCTGCCAAGACTTTGAAGAGCGGCTCATCAAGCTCCTCTGGCGCTCGCGCCCCATTGcaccctccacctcctcctccgcgcATGGCAATGTCGGTGGCAGCGGTGGCATTGCTGGCAGCACAACGGGAAGCATTGCCGACCACTCACAAGGCAGCGCTGAGGGTCTGGCGCCGAACGGTGGCGCGGTACGTGGATCCGCGTCAGCATCGCGTCCCCCAAGTGTCACGGGACGCGCGCCGGGGTCGGTTAGGGCACTGAAGGGTTTGTATGGTGTTCAAGGCAGGGATTACGAGGACGAGCTTGCAGATGCAGCGGAGAAGGcggctgcagctgcagctggtGGTACTGATAAAGAGGCGTCAAGTTCGGTGCGCGCCGCTCACGCAGGTCGAGCGCGCAAGCAGCGCTATAGGCGGACGTGGTATGGCCGCAAAGTGCCCTTGCCGAGCGTGTATTCTGCTGATGCCGATGATGgggacgatgacgaagatcGTGATATGGAAGGATTCAGAGGGGAAGAGAGGAGGCCTGTCAGGCTTTATGCACCGCTGTATAATGGGCTTGCAGCTGGTATCGCGTTGGGTGCGTATTTGGCTTGTTTATGTGTTGGGCGGTGGAGAAGGTGTGATTAATGCTACCTTACAGTGTTTGTTGGGAACTCTTTTAGGACGCTACTCATGGAATGGTGGTTGGACCATAACTTTACACGGTTCGCTTTGGTCGTTGTCATTCCCCTGTTGTATTGCGTCTCTATGTTCTTTGCACTACAAATCGTGCAAAACGTTACAATGATGTGCGTTCCATCTACCTTTCTGACAAAATTGAAAAAAGTATTTATTACTTATGTTGACTTTGGATCGATGTATAGGATCGGCCCAATTGCACACTACCACCAAAATTCAAAGTATTATTCTGCGGTCCGCCCAAAGCCAAACAAGGTCGTCGACAACAACCTCCCGCACATCACTATTCAGATGCCAGTTTATAAAGAAAGTCTCGAGACTGTGCTCGCTCCTAGTATCAGAAGCTTGAAGAAGGCGATGCAGACCTACGCGAGGCAGGGAGGGACCAGTACGATTTTCATTAATGATGATGGGCTTCGGGTGAGTGCCAAGTCTTTCTTCGATAACTTTGTATGAAGTGACGTTGACGGTTATATCGGACTAGTTATTGTCCCCTGCTGAGAGAGATGAGAGGCTTGCATTCTATGCGAATCATAATATCGGATGGGTGGCTCGTCCGAAGCATGATCCTGCTCCCGACGGCTTCAAGCGTGCTGGAAGGTTCAAAAAAGCATCGAATATGAATTATGGTGAATATATTTCACTATTCCACTGCATATACTGACTAATCGTAACCTTATACAGGTCTTGCACTctctttgaaaatggaaaagCACCTCGAGACTCTCCTCACTCAGCAAACAAACTTCACCGCCAACAACCCCGGAAATATGCGTACTTCTGTCTCTACGAACGCACACGGAAGCGCCAATAGTCATGGCGCAATTGTAAATGGAACAGGAGAAAAGCCGAACGGGCAGGGTGAACCGATACAGTATGGAATTCAATACCAGAACCGGGACGGCGACGAATCCGTCGTATGGGGTCACGCAGGAAACGGGGGCGGCGCCGGGTCTGGACACGCGCCTGCACCTGGGCTTCTGGGTTTAGGTGATGAGGATCTCGAGGAGAAGGCGCTCGGCATGGCTATTGAAGAGACGTGGGAGGAGAGCGGACGTAAATGGCGCCCGTGGGCTGCGAATGGCCGCGCGACGAGGATTGGCGAATTTGTGCTCATTGTGGATTCGGACACGGTCGTTCCTGAGGATTGTCTGCGTGATGCAGCGCGGGAGATGAGGGCATGCCCTACGGTTGCGATTATCCAGCATGAAAGCGGTAAATTCTTTAATTTATTATTCTCACCTCCCCGTTTCTCAAAGGTTTGACCGTTGGCTGGGATAGATGTCATGCAGGTCGCCCATCATTACTTTGAAAACGGAATTGCGTACTTCACGAGGCGCATCAACAGGTGTATATCGATCTGTGAGTCCCGCGTCGTGTGCCTCGGCCCCGGAAGATTCTGAGCTTTATTCCAATAGCATGTGCCAACGGCGAAGTCGCTCCGTTTATGGGACATAATGCGTGAGTAATATCTTAATCAAATTTTTACTTCCTAGAGATCTTTTGCCATGATCGTGCTGATGATGGTTTAGCTTTTTACGCTGGAAAGCTATTCAAGATGCAGCGTTCATCGACCCAGCAGATGGCAAGGAGAAGATATGGTCCGAGTCCAACGTGTCCGAGGACTTCGACATGGCTCTCCGACTCATTTTGAAGGGATACATTGTCCGATGGGCCACGTACTCCAAGGGCGGATTCAAAGAAGGTGTCTCGCTCAGTGTGGATGACGAATTAAATCGGTGGCAAAAATATTCCTATGGATGCAACGAGTGAGTTCTCGTCTTCTTGATTTCGCATTTCTGTGTGCAATTTCCATTTTTCGAACGTCGAGTGTTCCGCCTTGCGATTTATTCGTCTCCGCCACGCACTTATTGGCCTTGCTGACGGGTTCCTTTGATTATCTTATAGGCTCCTGTTTAATCCTCTGGTGGAATGGTGGCGCAAAGGACCTATCAATCGCCAAATCCACAAGTTCTTGTGGTCCAGGGCGCCTCTGCACTATAAGATTTCAATGTTATCATGTACGTTTCTTTTACACAGCGCAATTATTCCGGTACTAACACATCCTCTTCTCTCCCTGCTGTTACGTTCGGAATGTCGTCTCTCTACAGACATGTTCTCCTATTGTGAGTCTTCCGCAAAGCCCTCAATCAAACGATCGTTGTTATTAAtcaattttatttttcagaCGGTATCGCAGCGTCGATAACGATATCACTCATCAATTACGTGTTGCTGGGCTTCCAATTCCCAGTTGATGGCTTCTTCATGCACAGTTTCGAAATCTTCCTTGCGACGACGGTCGTGTTCTGGGGATCCGGAACGGTTGGGTACACGCTGCTTGAGTATCGTCTCGGACACAAGAAACTGGTGAGTAACGGGAACAGGCTCACTGACCCCGATAAACCCTTTCATTTCCTTATCCTATTTCTGACGCTCATTATTTGCTTGTTGCTCCCCTTCTATCGCATGTGTCATTTGACTTTAGCTTTCTGCACTATTCGAAAACCTAATGTGGATTCCATTCTTGTGAGTATTGCTTTTTCATATATGCACGCTCTTAAATCATCGCCGACGTGGGAGGGAGTCATTGTGCGACGACATGCGTTTGTTTTACTTGCAGAGTTCATTTTTGCTGACGTGCCTTGTGTATCGgtagcttcttcttctttggggGTCTCTCGATACCTGTCACCCAGGCGATCCTAGCTCATCTGTTTTCGTACAACATTCAATGGTCCGCGACGATCAAAGAAGTCGAGCGCTCGAATTTCTTCAAGGAAATCCCAAAGATCGCTCGGAGGTGAGTCGTACATTACTCCTTGCCGTACATTCCACCTAAATTGTCTTGTTATGTGATAGATTTTGGTTCCCTTTGCTGCTCTCCGTTGTTATCATAATGACTATGATAATTTTATCGACGTCGCTAGTGCCATTACAGTGGCGAATCGAAGGTTCTGCTTGGGCTATTATTCTCCCTCTCTCGTGAGTGCCAAACTCGCTTCTTGTACACAGCTCTAGGCATTGACATCACGGCGTCTTTCTTTCATAGCCTTTCCGCAGCATGTCATATTTTGTTCCCAGTGAGCACCACATTTTCCCATGAATGTTTATTTTATTATCTGTTTCTCATGCTCATTATGTTATTTTACCCTTCGCGGTATCAGGTCGTACTTAACCCCTGGCTTATGGTGTTTTCCTACTAACTTCTTAACCATGGACAAATCTTTTTTGTTCTCAAGGATTTCTCGAGACTTGAAGTGCACCCCGTTCCTATTTATGCCCTACTCTTAACTTCCGAACCTGGACAATTAGTACTTTACGTTAAAATATTCTCACCATTTCATACACAGCATTCATCTCCGTCTCTTTACCTTCCTTTACGATGTTTAGACAATTTTTATTTCCGATTTTCTTCACCATCTTTTTGTGACATGTTATTCTTCTGCAACACTAGATTTACCAAAGGTTCCATTCCACCTGTTTCATGCTTTCAAGGACTTTACATATACCTCTTTACATGCTTCCCTTCGCCAATTTTGCTGGTGAATTGCATGAACGTAACGCGATATACCACGATCAATGTTTATTTTCAGTTCTGCGTCTTCTTCGATGCTTGTAGTTTATAATTACAAGCGA from Psilocybe cubensis strain MGC-MH-2018 chromosome 7, whole genome shotgun sequence encodes:
- a CDS encoding Beta-1,3-glucan-binding protein — protein: MAYPRRLSGTHLAPNTRARATRSSSDDDAQTGADSPSLTPPRPFFLSGDTNRSSASSTGTGGAETSSLDPPSDSDAEITIPPRAIPHHQRVHGHGRRRSGMSAAAASASAGGYAPLDNPSSPLTPAYPTSSKRRGSMTALPPGAAPPAPPAPDTPPLPPSPPTNSALFTKALPSKPPPSSFAFPFQAYPGNPDPGLSIPGLSRRRSSLDSATMSGLLPASHTYGDDGVGSGSGSFPRQGSLTDLRKPFAPFMAGSGAATPTSEGGGGNASSSSLPRSSSSNSLYKQSAAAPIAAATSGATVGAIPRNASVHSFRAPFLAPSSRPTSSLWSPPSYAHQYASMPLASPSPTASTTALPYNNNSNGTTYPPPLALVHKPKPPLPSTRLTAPIHPSEKPWLATREPRTRTSYCLTLLCVILGLAGAGLLCFTGITSVNVLDPSRLCMVLDEEFNGGSLDTAGTWNRDVELGGFGNGEFEMTTDSDDNLFLKNGELYIMPTLTSDKVNNILDGGKFTLDGCTTSNKTACSATSDASKGTVINPVQSARINTQGKKGIRFGKVEVRAKLPKGDWLWPAVWMLPTNPTYGAWPLSGEIDILEARGNSPAYPAQGSNFIRSSLNYGPFPALTHTIFGWFSLKRGDFAKEWHVYTLEWTESFIRMSVDRTTHTMLEISTRPRGPSFSLSTAPKASEKRSYWNQAGFPQTARNGSAAVVAVTNPYEGVDGATPAAPFDREFYLVVDLAAGGTSGWFPDGKGGKMWLDGSLTAMRDFARAQDTWAATWPSSPEDRAFRIDYIKMWEVCR